A stretch of the Xiphias gladius isolate SHS-SW01 ecotype Sanya breed wild chromosome 21, ASM1685928v1, whole genome shotgun sequence genome encodes the following:
- the golt1a gene encoding vesicle transport protein GOT1A, with protein sequence MVAITEIQKIGIGVMGFGLFFLLFGVLLYFDSVLLAFGNILFLTGLMFIIGFRRTAHFFFQRHKFRGSFFFLGGVSLVLCRWPFIGMLVESYGFVLLFRSFFPMALGFVLSAVNIPFLNTFFSRSSSMV encoded by the exons ATGGTGGCCATCACAGAGATCCAGA AGATTGGTATCGGTGTGATGggatttggtttatttttcctgctctttGGTGTGCTGCTGTACTTTGACTCTGTCTTGCTGGCATTTGGGAAT ATCCTATTTCTGACTGGTTTGATGTTCATCATCGGCTTCAGAAGGACAGCCCACTTCTTCTTCCAAAGACACAAGTTTCGaggttcttttttcttcctgggGGGTGTGTCTCTGGTGCTGTGCCGTTGGCCATTCATTGGAATGCTGGTGGAGAGTTATGGCTTTGTGCTTTTATTCAG GTCTTTCTTCCCCATGGCCTTGGGATTTGTGCTGTCAGCTGTCAATATTCCTTTCCTcaacaca